Proteins from one Sphaeramia orbicularis chromosome 17, fSphaOr1.1, whole genome shotgun sequence genomic window:
- the LOC115436618 gene encoding zinc finger protein 16-like yields MSFSASFEPHVAAIMEALAKAAVVEINKLVSDGTTVLRMEISRRDSEIQELKASLKALEDELCKAQEAGASRETRGILVQTAENHNYMKDEADDQETFADYLQPNNEDFQSQGETVQNCDMKPVVKCEPADEHETTAGNATSAWAFFSMEAVKPDDSLWRPPGSSLFEKNSVEKEHEMPHHSQTFPSHDDHHPHRNTERSINSQPITAEEITNDSVLVPVEVQPETLSVCSGRTAAVSVQIEWVGDASQPAVASDQALESPSRLNAEEHVVSWNNRRAKIPQRINQKMFTCSVCDKRFLRAFDLKSHKITHQSVKPYKCKCGKSFKHKNRFNSHQRVHTGEKPFSCKICSMQFSRKDNCLRHQRFHSGLKPHSCGVCGKNFTLPFHLRRHQKLHL; encoded by the exons ATGTCTTTCTCGGCCTCTTTCGAACCGCATGTCGCAGCCATAATGGAAGCACTGGCCAAAGCAGCGGTGGTCGAAATAAACAAACTGGTGAGTGACGGGACCACCGTCCTGCGGATGGAGATCAGCCGAAGGGACAGCGAGATCCAGGAGCTGAAGGCGAGTTTGAAGGCGCTGGAAGATGAACTGTGCAAAGCCCAAGAGGCAGGTGCCAGCCGTGAAACACGGGGAATTCTGGTGCAGACAGCTGAGAATCACAACTATATGAAAG aTGAAGCAGACGACCAGGAAACATTTGCCGATTATCTCCAGCCAAACAATGAAGACTTTCAGTCTCAGGGTGAAACAGTGCAGAACTGTGACATGAAGCCAGTGGTGAAATGTGAACCAGCAGACGAACATGAAACAACAGCTGGTAATGCGACGAGCGCATGGGCCTTCTTTTCTATGGAGGCAGTGAAGCCTGATGACTCACTCTGGCGTCCTCCTGGAAGTAGCTTGTTTGAGAAAAACTCTGTTGAGAAGGAGCATGAAATGCCACATCACAGCCAGACTTTCCCCTCTCACGACGACCATCATCCtcacagaaacacagaaaggTCCATCAACTctcaaccaatcacagcagagGAAATTACAAATGATTCTGTGCTTGTACCAGTGGAAGTACAGCCTGAGACGTTGTCTGTGTGCTCAGGAAGGACCGCCGCAGTGTCAGTTCAAATTGAATGGGTTGGAGATGCTTCACAGCCGGCGGTCGCTAGTGATCAGGCCTTGGAGTCTCCTTCACGACTAAATGCAGAAGAGCATGTCGTCAGTTGGAACAACAGGAGAGCAAAGATTCCGCAGAGAATCAATCAGAAAATGTTTACCTGCTCAGTCTGTGACAAGCGCTTCCTTCGCGCATTTGACCTAAAGTCACACAAGATCACACACCAGTCTGTCAAACCCTACAAGTGCAAATGTGGAAAGTCTTTCAAACATAAAAACCGCTTCAATTCGCACCAAAGAGTGCACACAGGAGAGAAGCCTTTCAGCTGTAAAATCTGTTCCATGCAGTTTTCTAGGAAAGACAACTGCCTGAGACACCAGCGGTTCCACAGTGGCCTTAAGCCGCACAGCTGTGGTGTGTGCGGGAAAAACTTCACTCTTCCGTTTCACCTCAGAAGACACCAGAAGCTTCACCTTTGA
- the LOC115436617 gene encoding zinc finger protein 16-like, translated as MSFSASFEPHVAAIMEALAKAAVAEISKLVSDGTTVLRMEISRRDSEIQELKASLKALEDELCKAQEAGASRETRGILVQTAENHNYMKDEADDQETFADYLQPNNEDFQSQGETVQNCDMKPVVKCEPADEHETTAGNATSAWAFFSMEAVKPDDSLWRPPGSSLFEKNSVEKEYEMPHHSQTFPSYHDHHPHRNTERSVNSQPITAEEITNNSVLVPVEVQPETLSVCSGRTAAVSVQIEWVGDASQPAVASDQALESPSQPNAEELVVSWNNRRAKTPQRINQRDFTCSVCDKRFLRAFDLNSHKVTHQSVKPFTCKCGKSFKHKNRFDSHQRVHTGEKPFSCKICSMQFSRQDTCLRHQRSHSGLKPHSCGVCGKSFTLQFQLRRHQKLHLRR; from the exons ATGTCTTTCTCGGCCTCTTTCGAACCGCATGTCGCAGCCATAATGGAAGCACTGGCCAAAGCAGCGGTGGCCGAAATAAGTAAGCTGGTGAGTGACGGGACCACCGTCCTGCGGATGGAGATCAGCCGAAGGGACAGCGAGATCCAGGAGCTGAAGGCGAGTTTGAAGGCGCTGGAAGATGAACTGTGCAAAGCCCAAGAGGCAGGTGCCAGCCGTGAAACACGGGGAATTCTGGTGCAGACAGCTGAGAATCACAACTATATGAAAG aTGAAGCAGACGACCAGGAAACATTTGCCGATTATCTCCAGCCAAACAATGAAGACTTTCAGTCTCAGGGTGAAACAGTGCAGAACTGTGACATGAAGCCAGTGGTGAAATGTGAACCAGCAGACGAACATGAAACAACAGCTGGTAATGCGACGAGCGCATGGGCCTTCTTTTCTATGGAGGCAGTGAAGCCTGATGACTCACTCTGGCGTCCTCCTGGAAGTAGCTTGTTTGAGAAAAACTCTGTTGAGAAGGAGTATGAAATGCCACATCACAGCCAGACTTTCCCCTCTTACCACGACCATCATCCtcacagaaacacagaaaggTCCGTCAACTctcaaccaatcacagcagagGAAATTACAAATAATTCTGTGCTTGTACCAGTGGAAGTACAGCCTGAGACGTTGTCTGTGTGCTCAGGAAGGACCGCCGCAGTGTCAGTTCAAATTGAATGGGTTGGAGATGCTTCACAGCCGGCGGTCGCTAGTGATCAGGCCTTGGAGTCTCCTTCACAACCAAATGCAGAAGAGCTCGTCGTCAGTTGGAACAACAGGAGAGCAAAGACGCCGCAGAGAATCAATCAGAGAGACTTTACCTGCTCAGTCTGTGACAAGCGCTTCCTTCGCGCATTTGACCTGAATTCTCACAAGGTCACACACCAATCTGTCAAACCCTTCACGTGCAAATGTGGAAAGTCTTTCAAACATAAAAACCGCTTCGATTCGCACCAAAGAGTGCACACAGGAGAGAAGCCTTTCAGCTGTAAAATCTGTTCCATGCAGTTTTCTAGGCAAGACACCTGCCTGAGACACCAGCGGTCCCACAGTGGCCTTAAGCCGCACAGCTGTGGTGTGTGCGGGAAAAGCTTCACTCTTCAGTTTCAGCTCAGAAGACACCAGAAGCTTCACCTTCGAAGATAG